The following nucleotide sequence is from Nitrospirota bacterium.
CGTGTTCCGATAGCACTCTGTTTCCTTTTCAATGGTGGAAGTAACATATCCAGCAGTCTTTCTTCAGCAAGCATCTGTGCCCTCTCTTGTATCCTTTCCATATGCTCCTGCTTTACCATGTTTACAGCCAAATCAGTAAGATCCCTTATCATGGATTCTACATCTCTGCCTACATATCCTACCTCTGTGAACTTAGATGCCTCTACCTTGAGAAACGGTGCCTGTGCAAGTCGTGAGAGCCTCCTCGCTATCTCTGTTTTGCCTACACCTGTTGGCCCTATCATTATTATGTTCTTTGGTATTACTTCGTCTTTCAACTCGGATGAAAGCCTCTGCCTTCTCCACCTTGTCCTGAGTGCAAGGGCAACCGAACGCTTAGCCTTATCCTGTCCGATGATATACTTATCGAGCTCGCAAACTATCTCTTTTGGTGTAAAGGGAAATCCCAAAAAATCTTTCGATTTTTGGGAAGTCTCGGTGGCGTCCCTCTGTTTCTGCACATCCTTTTCTGTCCTTTTCATTTTAATTCCTCGACCATAATCTGCTCATTTGTGTATATGCATATCTTTGAGGTTATTCTCATCGCTTCCTCGACAATCCCTCTGACATCAAGATCTGAGTGGGCGAGCATCGCCATAGATGCCGCCTGTGCATAAGGACCTCCTGAACCTATTGCCGCTATCCCATTTTCTGGTTCAATGACTTCTCCTGCGCCAGAGATAATAAATGTGTGCTCCGTGTCTGAAACCACAAGCAATGCCTCGAGCCTTCTCAGTATCCTGTCTGTTCTCCAATCCTTAGCAAGTTCAACAGCAGCACGGGTTATATTACCATGATATGCTTCGAGTTTTGATTCAAATTTCTC
It contains:
- the hslV gene encoding ATP-dependent protease subunit HslV, with translation MFKGTTILCIRKDGRAAIAGDGQVTLGNTVVKHNAKKIRRVYNDRVLVGFAGATADALTLFEKFESKLEAYHGNITRAAVELAKDWRTDRILRRLEALLVVSDTEHTFIISGAGEVIEPENGIAAIGSGGPYAQAASMAMLAHSDLDVRGIVEEAMRITSKICIYTNEQIMVEELK